The sequence ACTAGAGCTAATATTAGTCGAATCACAAACTTTCAACTAATAAGTTTTAATTCCTAAAAATAGTATAGTTATATGTTAAACTAAAATACTATTTTTAAAATTTTTAAAAATTAATAACCACGTTCACCCATAAAAGGGTGAGGTATATTTAAATATTACGAACTATTTTTACCAGTGCAGGATAATCCATCAACTATCAAAGATGGAGTGTAACAAGAACCATTCCACTCAGCATCTCCACCAAGTTTAATTAAGTGCTTTAAAGCTGTGTAAACATTACCGGATACCATAGTATCTTTAACACGTCCGGTTACTTGACCATTTTGGACGTAATAGCCCAAGTCAATATTGATAGAAAAATCACCAGAGATTCCTCCACCTCCACCCAGTATTTGGTCTACAATCAAGCCGCTATCCATTTCTTTAATTAATTGCTGCAAACTTCCACTTCCCGGTTTTATCAGAAAGTTAAATAACCCCGGAGTGGGATAACTACTTAAACTTGGGCGAAAACCATTACCAGTAGTATCCATATTTAACTGATTCCCCGTAGCGCGATCGCAGTAAAAATTTTGCAATATTCCATCTTGAACAAAAACTAAATCGCGGGTAGGGGTACCTTCGTCGTCAAAGGGACAGCTATAAGGTCCAGCATTAGGCTCTTGGTAAAGAGTAAGCAAAGGCGAAACCACTGGTTTATCCACACGCTCAACCCAAGGAGAAGAACCTTCTAAGACTCGTTTACCATTCAGTGCAGCTTGCAAAGTACCCCAAAGCATATCGGCAGCTTTAGAAGTAAACAAAACTGGGATGCGATTCAATGGTATTTCTACATTGGACTTTGCCCAATTTAATCGCTGTAAAATTTGTTGGGCTAATCCATCGGGATTGAGTTTTCCGCGTTCGGTTTGCCCATCCGCAACGCTTAAAAAATCATCACCTCTTACCCACTCTGCGGAAACATAGCAGCTGAGGGTGGTATCAGTATAGTGAGAATCCAAGCCTTGAGTGTTGACTAACCTTGTGGTTTCTAAATCGCATTCCCAATCACCATTACAAATAACATCTGGGTAAACATCGCGAATCAAATCAATAGTCTGTTTTCCCCATTCCGCTAACTTGGAAGCAGGTACATCTTCTCCAAGGTTTGGGTAAACAAATTCAGAATTACCAGTTAATTTTGCTTCTTCAGGCTGATTTAACTTACTTAAAGCAATAGCCTTTGCCACCATAGTTTCCGCTGCAACGGGGCCATTTGCCACAGTAAGCCCCGGACGATTTTCGTACCATAATCGTAATGCAGTACCCGTACTTTGATTGCTTTCAAGTTGTTTAAGGCGGTTTGCTTCAAAAAAAACTGGTTTAGAAAGCGAATGCGATTGATATACCTCCGCTTCAGTCGCACCAGCTTTCGTTGCTAGCTCCAGCAACTGTTCTGCCAAATTATTAGTCATTTTAGTTGTTAGTAGTTAGTTACTAGTAGTTAATTACTAGTAATTATTCAAAAGAAAATATAATTACAGGTCAAAGGATATCAGCGAACAGTGACCACTGACCAGTTAAAATTTTTATTCTCCTAACTCCTAACTCTTAATTCCCAACTTTCAACTTTTATTCCCCATCTCCTCAAATTTCTCTTAACAGCCAAAAACCTGCAAAAGATTCCGAAGTTGGATCTGACTGTACTCCAATAAAATGAACCCCGTTAGCCTTTTGCTTGGCTTGTTCAAAATTTTGTGCTTCCAAGAGCATTTGTGGATTTTTAATATTGGCTAAAATCCAGCTTTCAGTGGCACCCGTTTCCAGAAGCAACCTGCCTGTTTTGGAACTATCAAATCTTAACCAGGCTAACTCTAAGCCAGACATCCAAGCTGCGATAGGTAATGCTCTATTAGAAAAAATCAAAACACCAGGAATTTTATTTTCCGATGAAATGCCAGCTAAATCTAAAGGAAAAGCCTCACCAAAATCAATATTCCACTCTGGCATATCCGCAAAATCCGCAGCACTCAAGGTCACAAATTGTAATTGTTCTCCCTCCAAAGCATCGGGTAAGCGTTGGGGTAAAGGAGATTCCAATCTGACTGAGGGATTAGTACCTCCTTGGTAACCTGCTTCTTGAGGATAAACTTCATCCATTCGCTGTTGTAGCCATTGGTTTAACGCTAATGTCCGACGACTTGTTTGGGCAGGAATACCAATCTCCTCACAAGCTTTAGTAATCATATTGTTCATTTGACGGCGGAAAAAGCGGATTTTAACCGGTGCTTCTCCTGCTTTACCTATCGCTTCTTGCAACGCAGTTTGCAGCCATACAGAATTCACCGTTGCACTAGAACAGTATTTAGCGTAGCGAAATAAGGAATCAGTTTTACTGCTGATATCCAAAGGAGTTTCACAAATCAACACTTCCCAAACTTTCTTTTTATTTTCGTCCAAAATCGGACGCGAGTAGTAATCGAGTTCCCAAATGCTGCCCATATTATGCCGTAATCCCAAAAGCTACTTTATATCTATTTTTTTACTATAGAACAGGCAGCGATCGCCTTTGGATGATAGTGGGTAATATCCGATAAAAATATCAAAAATAATCTGTATCTAAAGACACTTACGTTTTTGTCATCAGGCATTGGATAATTATCTAATAGTTTTACATTTAAATACAACATTAGGACGTAGATTTTTATTAACTTTCGTCTTAGGAAAGTATGCTCGTTAGTTGAGATATTCTTTTAAAGAAAGATTAAAACTAAATGATGTCGATTCTTAGTTTGATTGTGGGAATTATAAATAATAAGCAAACTTAGATTAAGGGGTCAAAAGATGCTTTCCTATACCACCAGTCAACTTTTTGACTTAAATGCGATTGTAAAAGCTTCGGAAGCTATACAAAGCGAAATGGATATAGAAAATCTACCTAGTGCAGCATTAGAAATTATTTTAGAAACAGCCAGCGCTCAAAAGGGTTGTTTAATTCTAGAAAAAGACCAGCAATTATTTATAGAAGCGATAAAGAATAACGAAGATAGCAACAAAATAATCGCAAAATCAATGCCCGTTGCTACTTGCGTTGATATACCTCAAGAAATCATTAATCATGCAATCATTTTTCAAGAAAGTATAGTTATTCAGAACGCCACAGATTCTATTTATAGCCATGATATTTATATTGAGCGCCATAAATCTAAATCTATTTTATGTATACCAATAAATTTTCAAAGCAAATTTATTGGTATTATTTATTTGGAGAATACTCTTAAAACCAATGCATTTACACTGTTCAAACAAGAAACTATTAAAATTCTTGTTTCTCAAGTTGCGATCGCAGTCAAAAATGCTCGTTTATTTGCTAGCGAACAAGAAAAATCACGCATCCTGAAATTTAGAACCGAAATCGATTCAAATCTAGCAAGAAGCAGCGATTTACAGCAAATGCTGCAAAAATGTACGGAGATTATGCTTTCTTATCTAGATATGGCATTTGTGAGAATTTGGATTCATAATCCCCAAGAAAAAGTTTTAAAATTACAAGCAAGTGCTGGTATGTATACGCATATAGACGGTTCTCACAGTCGCATACCAGTAGGCAAATATAAAATAGGTTTAATTGCTACAGAAAATAAACCCCATATTACTAATTCGGTTCAAACTGATGCAAGAATAAGTGATAAGCAATGGGCTATTCGCGAAGGAATGGTAGCTTTTGCTGGATATCCATTAATTGCTGATTCGGAACTTATGGGTGTTGTAGCAATGTTTTCTAAGCAAACTATCAGTCAAAGTGTTCTTGATGTACTAAGTTTCATCGCCAAAGAAATTGCTACTGCTATAAAACGTAAAAATATAGAAGAAGCTTTACAACAACAAGAACAACAATACCGCAGCATTTTTGAAACAGTGAATGATGGATTATCAATATTTGATTTAGAAACTGGTAAGGCAGTTGCTGTAAATCCGACATTATGTCAAATGTATGGTTATTCGAGTGAAGAATTTATAACTCTAAATGCTTCTGATTACATTCACTCAGATTGTCTTTATCTATTTGATGATTTTGTTGTAACTATAAAATCTGGTGAGGATTTTTCTTGCCAAGCCGTTGTTATCCATAAAAACGGTACGCTGTTTGATATCGAGATCAAAGCTACATCTTTCATTTACAATGGTAAACTTCATGCACTGGTAATTGCGCGAGATATTCGCGAACGCAATCAAGCACAACAAGCTTTAAAACAGCGCACTCGGGAATTAGAACAAGCTTTAGTGCAGTTACAATCGACTCAATCGCAACTAATACAAACTGAAAAAATCTCTCAACTCGGGCAATTAGTTGCTGGTGTTGCTCACGAAGTAAATAACCCAGTCAGTTTTATTTCCGGCAACTTATCCCATGCCGAAAATTATACAAAAGATTTATTTGGCTTACTAAATTTATATCAACAGGAATTTCCAAGTCCAGGAGATACTATCGAAGAAGAAATTGAAGCAATCGATTTAGAATACCTAGCCGAAGATTTGCCTAAAATGATTTCTTCGATGAAATTAGGAACTGACCGTATTAAAGATATTATGTTGTCGTTACGCAATTATTCGCGTACTAGTTCCGATGAGAAAAAGGCTGTTAATTTACATGAAGGTCTCGATACTACCTTAATGATTTTATCTCATCGTCTTAAGGCTAAACCGCAACGTCCGGCAATTCAAATTGTCAAAAATTATGCCGAACTACCTTTAGTTGAATGCTATTACGGTCAAATAAACCAAGTATTTATGAATTTGATTTCTAATGCTGTTGATGCTTTGGATGAATCGAATCAAGGGAAAACCTATGAAGAAGTGAGTCAAAACCCGAATATGATTACAATCACTACCGAAAAAGATGATAGCTGGGCAACTATAATTATTGCAGACAATGGAACCGGAATTCCTCTACAAATCAAAGAAAAGTTATTCGATGCCTTTTTCACAACTAAAGTCGAAGGAAAAGGAACTGGTTTGGGATTATCGATTAGCTATCAAATTATCACCCAAAAGCACGGCGGTACTTTAGATTGTATTACCTCACCAGGAAACGGGGCTAGATTTATAATTAAAATTCCAGTTTAATATTCTCATTCATCAGTTACAAAAAAATCTTCATGCTAGTTTAGTAGACCAAAATTAAAAAACTCTTTTATACCCGATGAATATTTATAACTCCAAGAAAAAACCAAACTAATAAAACTGGATTTTACATTTTGCACCACCGTCAGAAACTGGGTTTATTTTTCGTTTAATAATGCAATCAACATATTTCACGAAAATAAACCTAATAGTTCTTTTGATTTATTCTAAGGGGTGTATAGAAAACATAAAAAATTATTCTACCCCCTCCACCCTCTCTTCCCCCTCCTCATGCTTCCCGGTTAACATTTATGATCTAGGATAGCCGCAGCTTAAAGTAATATGGTAACGGTAAAATAATCTTTATTTGCCCAGCATCCTTCGATTTTTATGATTATGAATTCTACACTAGAACGTGCATTTACCAATCGTCGCGTACTTAAAGTCATCAGCGGCTTGAATAACTTTGATACTAACCGAGTTGCTGCAACCGTGAAAGCTGCACACCAAGGTGGTGCAACTTTTCTTGATATCGCAGCTGATGCTGAACTGGTAAAAATGGCAAAAAAATTAACCGATCTGCCAATATGTGTATCGGCTGTAGAACCCGAAAAATTTCTCAAAGCAGTTGCATCTGGTGCTGACTTAATCGAAATTGGTAATTTCGATTCTTTCTACGCTCAAGGAATTAGATTTGAAGCCTCCGAAGTTTTAGCATTAACAAAGCAAACCCGCGCATTACTTCCTAGAATTACCCTTTCCGTTACCGTTCCCCATATTCTGACATTAGATCGACAGGTACAGTTAGCCGAAGAATTAGTAAAAGCAGGTGCGGATATTATTCAAACAGAAGGTGGTACCAGCAGCAAACCTCAAAATGCAGGTACTTTAGGATTAATTGAAAAAGCATCTCCGACATTAGCGGCAGCTTACGAAATTTCTCGCGCTGTTTCGGTTCCCGTACTCTGCGCTTCGGGTATTTCTAGCGTTACCGCACCCTTAGCAATTGCTGCTGGTGCTGCTGGTGTTGGAGTGGGTTCGGCAATCAACCAGCTGTCGAGTGAAGTTGCCATGATTGCTGCTGTACGTAGTTTAGTTGAAGCGATTCAGACAGAAAAGAAGGTTTTGAGCTAGATAAGTAGTTCAACATAATTGATTACACAATGTCATTGCGAGTTGAATGGAGTGAAACGTAGCATTCACTCGCAATGACGGTAAATATTTGTATTTACCCACTTAATCTGTAGAGACGTAGCATTACTACGTCTCTAAATTGTTTAACCCATGACTTTCTTGATGCTATAAACTACCCGATCTTGCTGTTCTTCAGATAATTCTGGGAACATTGGTAAAGATAAAACTTCGTTGCAAGCTTGTTCTGCTACCGGTAATTGTCCCGGTTGATAACCCAGACTTTGATAAACTGGCTGTAAATGTAAAGGACGAGGATAGTAAATTGCTGTATTTACACCTTTTTCTTTTAGCCGATGGTGTAATAAATCTCTTCTACCATTCTTAACCCGGATGGTGTACTGATTCCAGACTCCGGTACCTCCAGACAATTCTTCAGGAGTTACGATACCCGGAACTTTACTAAGTAGTTCGTGGTAGCGAGCAGCTATTTTCTGTCTTTGTTGGTTCCAAACATCTAAATAACGCAATTTAATTAGCAAAATAGCTGCTTGAATAGAATCTAATCTGCTATTTACACCAATTTCTTCGTAGTGGTATTTGCTTTTTTGACCGTGGTCTTTTAAGACTCGCAATTTTTGAGCTATTTCTGCATTATTGATGGTAATTGCACCACCATCACCGCATCCGCCTAAATTTTTTGTCGGATAAAAGCTGAAGCAACCGATATCTCCGATACTTCCTACTTTTTGCTTATCCCACATTGCTCCGGTTGACTGAGCGCAATCTTCTATTACTAACAAGTTGTTGGCTTTAGCTATTGCCATTAAGGATGTCATATCCACCGGTTGTCCGAACAAATGAACCGGAATAATAGCTTTAGTTGATGGTGTTATCGCTGCTGCTACTTGCTGTAAATCCAAATTGAAAGTAGCTGCATCAATATCCACGAATACAGGCTTTGCACCTACTGCACTAATAGTTTCACAAGTTGCCACAAAGGTGAAAGGTGTAGTAATGACCTCATCACCCGCACCGATATTGTAAGCTCTTAAAGCTAAATAAAGAGCATCCGTACCAGAATTACAGGCTACACATTCGCTGACATTCGTATGAGCCGCTAGATTTTGTTCTAATTCTTCAACTAAAGGACCACCAATATAACGCCCTGAAGATAGAACATTTAAAACTGCCTCGCTAACTTCTGCTGCGATTGTAGAATATTGCTGTTTGTTATCAAAAGCTGGAATAGAATCTACACTTTGGATCATGAGTTTTGTTATATAAATATCGATGATAGTGCTGAATGACTTGTTAAATTTTGAATCATACTTAGTGTTTTATACTGTCGCCCATAATACCCCATCACCAAGAGTTTCACTTAATTATCGGCAATATAACATCTTAGTTATATGATGTTCTAAAATGTTTGATTTCGTATATTGATACATCGGTTTGCTAACTGCATCGGAAAAGAAATGTAATATTTTGAAGAATAAGTACTTAAAATCAAACCCGATGTAGTGAATCGATATTAATTGATAGTGACAAAATAGAAGTAATTTCAATAATTAATTTCAATGTCAGAATTGATAGAACTAGATTTTTTAGACTTGGCTATTGCAATAGGATTAATGGCTATAGCAATTGGTTTATCTATTTGGCAAAAAATCGGGCTGGAACTAAATTTAGCTTTTGCCACCGTCAGAACTATACTCCAGTTGCTAGTTTTGGGATACATTTTAGACTTCGTTCTTGCTTTAAATAATTTATGGGCTGTTTTGGCGATTTTAGCAGTAATGCTGACTCTTGCGGCAGTTGTCGCCAAAAATCGCATTACTCAAAAAATGCCGAGAATTTTGCCTTTGGTGTGGGGTTCCATGTTCTTGAGTACTGCATTTACCTTAATCTACGCAACTTTTTTGATAATCCAACCCGATAGATGGTTCCAACCGCAGTACGTGATTCCCCTAGCTGGAGTTGTATTGGGTAATGCCATGAATGCAGCCGCGATCGCAGGAGAGCGTTTTGTCAGTACAATCAATGCCAGCCATACTGAAATCGAAACTCATTTGAGCTTGGGAGCAACTCCGCAACAAGCTATCAAGCAGTATAAAAAAGATTCAATCCGTGCTGGTTTGATTCCTACTATCAATCAAATGATGATAATCGGAATGGTAACAATACCCGGATTCATGAGTGGATTAATAATTAGTGGGGTTGATTACGACAAACAACCATTTCAAGTTGCAGCAGAAGCCGCATCATACCAAATTTTACTGATGTTTATGGTAGCACTCAGCAACCTATTAACAACAATTGTGCTTACTAAAGCTCTTTCTCATCAGTTTTTTAACAAAGAAGCGCAATTAATCGGGTAGAAATTAAGATAGATAGTTCTATTTCTTCAATTACCAGTGAACAGTGAACAGTGAACAGTTATCGTCAATTTCCCATGCCCAATTACCAATTACCAATTACCAATTACCAATTACCAATTACCTATCAATAAAAAGAATTCCATTCAAATGGTCGATTTCATGTTGAACAAGAATCGACAGCATTCCATCACCATCAAGAGTAAAAGGATGATTTTCTCGATTTACAGCCTTTAATCTGATATTATTAAAGCGTTTAACTGTTTCTCGTCTTCCTGGAAAACTTAAGCATCCTTCGCTGGAGTCAATAAGATTTTCTTGATGCTCTATTTCGGGATTCACGATACACAATATATCTTCAGGTTGATAATTTTTGCTTTTATTTCCTGCAATACGTTTCTTATTTAAAACAAATACCCGCTTCAATTCTCCAATTTGAGGCGCAGCTAATCCCATAGAATCCTCTGCAAGCATAGTATCAATCAAATCTTCAACCAAAACTTGCAAGCCTGAATCAAAAACATCAATTTTACTTGATACTTCTCTAAGCAAAGAATTGGGATGATAAACGAGAGGTTTAACAACCATATAATTTACTATAAATATTCTTTATA comes from Rivularia sp. PCC 7116 and encodes:
- a CDS encoding TldD/PmbA family protein encodes the protein MTNNLAEQLLELATKAGATEAEVYQSHSLSKPVFFEANRLKQLESNQSTGTALRLWYENRPGLTVANGPVAAETMVAKAIALSKLNQPEEAKLTGNSEFVYPNLGEDVPASKLAEWGKQTIDLIRDVYPDVICNGDWECDLETTRLVNTQGLDSHYTDTTLSCYVSAEWVRGDDFLSVADGQTERGKLNPDGLAQQILQRLNWAKSNVEIPLNRIPVLFTSKAADMLWGTLQAALNGKRVLEGSSPWVERVDKPVVSPLLTLYQEPNAGPYSCPFDDEGTPTRDLVFVQDGILQNFYCDRATGNQLNMDTTGNGFRPSLSSYPTPGLFNFLIKPGSGSLQQLIKEMDSGLIVDQILGGGGGISGDFSINIDLGYYVQNGQVTGRVKDTMVSGNVYTALKHLIKLGGDAEWNGSCYTPSLIVDGLSCTGKNSS
- a CDS encoding Tab2/Atab2 family RNA-binding protein; translated protein: MGSIWELDYYSRPILDENKKKVWEVLICETPLDISSKTDSLFRYAKYCSSATVNSVWLQTALQEAIGKAGEAPVKIRFFRRQMNNMITKACEEIGIPAQTSRRTLALNQWLQQRMDEVYPQEAGYQGGTNPSVRLESPLPQRLPDALEGEQLQFVTLSAADFADMPEWNIDFGEAFPLDLAGISSENKIPGVLIFSNRALPIAAWMSGLELAWLRFDSSKTGRLLLETGATESWILANIKNPQMLLEAQNFEQAKQKANGVHFIGVQSDPTSESFAGFWLLREI
- a CDS encoding ATP-binding protein — encoded protein: MLSYTTSQLFDLNAIVKASEAIQSEMDIENLPSAALEIILETASAQKGCLILEKDQQLFIEAIKNNEDSNKIIAKSMPVATCVDIPQEIINHAIIFQESIVIQNATDSIYSHDIYIERHKSKSILCIPINFQSKFIGIIYLENTLKTNAFTLFKQETIKILVSQVAIAVKNARLFASEQEKSRILKFRTEIDSNLARSSDLQQMLQKCTEIMLSYLDMAFVRIWIHNPQEKVLKLQASAGMYTHIDGSHSRIPVGKYKIGLIATENKPHITNSVQTDARISDKQWAIREGMVAFAGYPLIADSELMGVVAMFSKQTISQSVLDVLSFIAKEIATAIKRKNIEEALQQQEQQYRSIFETVNDGLSIFDLETGKAVAVNPTLCQMYGYSSEEFITLNASDYIHSDCLYLFDDFVVTIKSGEDFSCQAVVIHKNGTLFDIEIKATSFIYNGKLHALVIARDIRERNQAQQALKQRTRELEQALVQLQSTQSQLIQTEKISQLGQLVAGVAHEVNNPVSFISGNLSHAENYTKDLFGLLNLYQQEFPSPGDTIEEEIEAIDLEYLAEDLPKMISSMKLGTDRIKDIMLSLRNYSRTSSDEKKAVNLHEGLDTTLMILSHRLKAKPQRPAIQIVKNYAELPLVECYYGQINQVFMNLISNAVDALDESNQGKTYEEVSQNPNMITITTEKDDSWATIIIADNGTGIPLQIKEKLFDAFFTTKVEGKGTGLGLSISYQIITQKHGGTLDCITSPGNGARFIIKIPV
- a CDS encoding DUF561 domain-containing protein, which gives rise to MIMNSTLERAFTNRRVLKVISGLNNFDTNRVAATVKAAHQGGATFLDIAADAELVKMAKKLTDLPICVSAVEPEKFLKAVASGADLIEIGNFDSFYAQGIRFEASEVLALTKQTRALLPRITLSVTVPHILTLDRQVQLAEELVKAGADIIQTEGGTSSKPQNAGTLGLIEKASPTLAAAYEISRAVSVPVLCASGISSVTAPLAIAAGAAGVGVGSAINQLSSEVAMIAAVRSLVEAIQTEKKVLS
- a CDS encoding DegT/DnrJ/EryC1/StrS aminotransferase family protein — encoded protein: MIQSVDSIPAFDNKQQYSTIAAEVSEAVLNVLSSGRYIGGPLVEELEQNLAAHTNVSECVACNSGTDALYLALRAYNIGAGDEVITTPFTFVATCETISAVGAKPVFVDIDAATFNLDLQQVAAAITPSTKAIIPVHLFGQPVDMTSLMAIAKANNLLVIEDCAQSTGAMWDKQKVGSIGDIGCFSFYPTKNLGGCGDGGAITINNAEIAQKLRVLKDHGQKSKYHYEEIGVNSRLDSIQAAILLIKLRYLDVWNQQRQKIAARYHELLSKVPGIVTPEELSGGTGVWNQYTIRVKNGRRDLLHHRLKEKGVNTAIYYPRPLHLQPVYQSLGYQPGQLPVAEQACNEVLSLPMFPELSEEQQDRVVYSIKKVMG
- the fetB gene encoding iron export ABC transporter permease subunit FetB, whose protein sequence is MSELIELDFLDLAIAIGLMAIAIGLSIWQKIGLELNLAFATVRTILQLLVLGYILDFVLALNNLWAVLAILAVMLTLAAVVAKNRITQKMPRILPLVWGSMFLSTAFTLIYATFLIIQPDRWFQPQYVIPLAGVVLGNAMNAAAIAGERFVSTINASHTEIETHLSLGATPQQAIKQYKKDSIRAGLIPTINQMMIIGMVTIPGFMSGLIISGVDYDKQPFQVAAEAASYQILLMFMVALSNLLTTIVLTKALSHQFFNKEAQLIG
- the def gene encoding peptide deformylase → MVVKPLVYHPNSLLREVSSKIDVFDSGLQVLVEDLIDTMLAEDSMGLAAPQIGELKRVFVLNKKRIAGNKSKNYQPEDILCIVNPEIEHQENLIDSSEGCLSFPGRRETVKRFNNIRLKAVNRENHPFTLDGDGMLSILVQHEIDHLNGILFIDR